One Neisseria sp. Marseille-Q5346 genomic region harbors:
- a CDS encoding PLP-dependent aspartate aminotransferase family protein, whose translation MKFATKAIHSSYDCDEHNRALMPPIYQNSMFALHEIGEQVPYRYSRLSNPTRQVLEDTVADLEHGAAGFAFSSGMAGIDAVWRTFLRPGDTIVAVADIYGGAYDLLVDVYQKWGVNVVFADLGNPDNLDELLKAHNVKLVWLETPSNPLLRLVDIKALAAKAKAAGALVGIDNTFATPYLQQPLDMGCDFVFHSATKYLCGHSDVLMGVVVAKTKELAQPLHDMMVHTGAIAGPMDCWLVLRGIKTLALRMNAHCQNALEIARRLEAHPAIEKVFYPGLPSHEHYELAQAQMPRGIGGVVTVYLKNDTREAANSVIKNMKLVKMASSLGGVESLVNHCYSQSHSGVPHDVKMEMGIKVGLLRFSVGIEDVDDIWNDISKALDTTL comes from the coding sequence ATGAAATTCGCCACGAAAGCCATTCATTCCAGCTACGATTGCGACGAACACAACCGCGCGCTGATGCCGCCGATTTATCAGAACAGTATGTTTGCCTTGCACGAAATCGGCGAGCAGGTTCCTTACCGCTATTCGCGCCTGAGCAACCCGACCCGCCAGGTCTTGGAAGATACCGTTGCCGATTTGGAGCATGGTGCGGCCGGTTTTGCGTTTTCCAGCGGCATGGCGGGGATTGATGCCGTATGGCGTACTTTCCTGCGCCCGGGTGATACCATTGTTGCTGTCGCCGATATTTACGGCGGTGCTTATGATTTATTGGTCGATGTTTATCAAAAATGGGGTGTGAACGTTGTTTTTGCCGATTTGGGCAATCCGGATAATTTGGATGAGCTGCTCAAAGCGCACAATGTCAAACTGGTTTGGCTGGAAACGCCGTCCAATCCGCTTTTGCGCTTGGTAGACATCAAAGCGCTTGCCGCAAAAGCCAAAGCGGCCGGTGCGCTGGTCGGCATCGACAACACCTTTGCCACGCCGTATCTGCAACAGCCGTTGGATATGGGTTGCGATTTTGTATTCCATTCCGCTACCAAATATTTGTGCGGCCATTCGGACGTATTGATGGGCGTAGTCGTTGCCAAAACCAAAGAGCTGGCGCAGCCTTTGCACGACATGATGGTGCATACCGGCGCGATTGCAGGTCCGATGGACTGCTGGCTGGTGTTGCGCGGTATCAAAACGTTGGCCTTGCGCATGAACGCCCATTGCCAAAACGCACTCGAAATCGCACGCCGTTTGGAAGCCCATCCTGCCATTGAAAAAGTGTTCTATCCCGGCCTGCCGTCTCACGAACATTACGAACTCGCCCAAGCACAAATGCCCAGAGGCATCGGCGGAGTGGTGACGGTTTATCTCAAAAACGATACGCGTGAAGCAGCCAATAGCGTGATTAAAAACATGAAACTGGTCAAAATGGCTTCCAGCCTCGGCGGCGTGGAAAGTTTGGTCAACCATTGCTATTCCCAATCCCACAGCGGCGTGCCGCATGATGTGAAAATGGAAATGGGTATCAAAGTCGGCCTGCTGCGTTTCTCTGTCGGTATTGAAGACGTTGACGATATTTGGAACGATATTTCCAAAGCATTGGATACGACTTTGTAA
- the folE2 gene encoding GTP cyclohydrolase FolE2, producing the protein MNAIADVQSSRDLRNLPINQVGIKDLRFPISLKSKEGEQSTVARLTMTVFLPADQKGTHMSRFVALMEKQTDALDFDTLHKLTADMVALLDSHSGKISVSFPFFRKKSAPVSGIQSLLDYDVTLTGEIKNGTYSHSLKVMVPVTSLCPCSKEISQYGAHNQRSHVTVSLIANADVAIEEIIDYVEAQASCQLYGLLKRPDEKYVTEKAYENPKFVEDMVRDVATVLIADKRIESFVVESENFESIHNHSAYAYIAYP; encoded by the coding sequence ATGAACGCCATTGCAGACGTGCAATCCAGCCGCGATTTACGCAACCTGCCGATTAATCAGGTCGGCATCAAAGACCTGCGCTTTCCGATTTCCCTCAAAAGCAAAGAAGGCGAACAATCCACCGTCGCCCGCCTGACCATGACGGTTTTCCTGCCTGCCGACCAAAAAGGCACGCATATGTCGCGCTTTGTCGCCCTGATGGAAAAACAAACCGATGCTTTGGATTTCGATACGCTGCACAAGCTGACTGCCGACATGGTTGCCCTGCTGGATTCCCATTCCGGCAAAATCAGCGTTTCCTTCCCATTTTTCCGCAAGAAAAGCGCGCCGGTCTCCGGCATCCAATCGCTGCTCGACTATGATGTTACCCTGACCGGCGAAATCAAAAACGGTACATACAGCCACAGCCTGAAAGTGATGGTTCCGGTTACTTCCTTGTGTCCGTGTTCCAAAGAAATTTCCCAATACGGCGCGCACAACCAACGTTCGCATGTGACCGTCAGCCTGATTGCAAACGCGGATGTAGCCATCGAAGAAATCATCGATTACGTCGAAGCACAGGCAAGCTGCCAACTCTACGGTTTGCTTAAACGCCCTGACGAAAAGTATGTAACGGAAAAAGCATACGAAAATCCGAAGTTTGTCGAAGACATGGTTCGTGATGTGGCCACGGTGTTAATAGCCGACAAACGCATCGAATCATTCGTCGTCGAAAGCGAAAACTTCGAATCGATACACAACCATTCCGCTTACGCTTATATCGCTTATCCTTAA